From the genome of Tsukamurella pulmonis:
ACCCACCACGGATCGAAGGGCGCGAGCCGCTCGATCGCCGCGACGGCGTCGGCGACGTCCCACCGCTGATTGGCATCGACGGCGATCCGCACGTCACCGCCGACCGCGGCGCGCGCCAGCGCGAACCGGCGGACGTCATCGTCGATGTCGGCCCCGACCTTGAGCTTGATCTGCGTGAAGCCCTCGGCCACCGCCTCCTTCGCGAGCCGTTCCAGCTTCGCATCGGAGTAGCCCAGCCAGCCGGGCGAGGTGGTGTAGCCGGGGTACCCCTCGGCGCGCAGCAGCTCCGCCCGCTCCGCCCGCCCGGGCTCCGCCGCCCGGAGCAACTCGAGCGCCTCCTCGGGGGTGAGAGCGTCGGTGAGATACCGGAAGTCGACGAGTTCGACGATCTCCTCGGGGCGCAGTCCGCCGAGCAAACGCCACAGCGGCAGGCCCTCTCGCTTGGCCCGCAGATCCCACAGCGCGTTCACCACCGCACCGATCGCCATGTGCATGACGCCCTTCTCGGGGCCCAGCCAGCGCAGTTGCGCGTCGTGGACCAGCTCACGCCACATGCCGCCGAGGTCGGCGAGGGTGGCCGCGACGTCGCGCCCGAGGACGTACAGGGCCAGCGCCTCGATCGCGGCGCGCTGCACGTCGTTGCCGCGACCGATGGTGAACACGAAGCCGTGCCCCTCGAGGCCGTCGCCGGCATCGGTGTCGAGGATCAGGTAGGCGGCGGAGTAGTCCGGGTCGACGTTCATGGCGTCGGAGCCGTCGAGCTCCGCGGACGTGGGGAACCGCACGTCGAGTGTGCGGAATCCGGTGAACACGGCGGACATCAGGCCTCCTCGAGCACGGATCGGTGGCCGCCGAGCAGATCGATGTGCGTCTCGATCACGTCGCCGCGCCGCAGGTAGGGCTTCGGATCGGGGTACCCGAAGGCGACCCCGGCCGGCGTGCCGGTGTTGATCACGTCCCCGGGTTCGAGAACCATGAAACGACTGAGGTAGCGGACGATCTCGCCCACGCCGAAGATCATCTGCGCGGTGTTCGCCTGCTGGCGGACCTCGCCGTTGACCGCGAGCCGGATGTCGAGCACCTGCGGATCCGGGATCTCGTCGGCGGTGACCAGTTCGGGACCGAGGGGGTTGAAGGTCTCGCAGTTCTTGCCCTTGTCCCAGGTGCCACCGCGGTTCATCTGGAAGTCCCGCTCGGAGACGTCGTCGGAGACCGTGTAACCCGCGACGCAGGAGAGACCCTGTTCGGCATCGTCGAGATACCTTGCAGTACTGCCGATCACGGCCGCGAGCTCCACCTCGTAGTCGGTGGCCGCCGAGCCTCGCGGGATCAGCACCGCGTCGTGCGGGCCCACGATCGTCGCCGAGGTCTTGAGGAACACCACCGGCTCCGCCGGCTCCTCGTGCTGGGTCTCCTGCGCATGCGCGAGGTAGTTCACCCCGATGCACACGATCTTGCCGGGCCGGGAGATCGGCGCGCCGACTCGCATACCCGCGATGTCGATCTGCGGCAGCCGATCCCCGTCGAGGGCGTCGGCCAGCCGGGCGCGCGCCTCCCCGATCGTCGCGGGTTCGTACTCGTGAACGACGGACGAGGCGTCGAACCACCGGCCGTCTCCGGAGGAGACGACCGGGCGCTCCGCCCCCGGCTCCCCCACTCGTCGCAGTCTCATCGGCGTCCTTCCGTGCTCAGTGCCAGATTCTCGGCTGATGCCGAATCCTTTTCCCGCCAGTACTCTTCGATCTCCTCCAGCGACTTCCCTCGGGTCTCGGGGACGAATCTCCAGACGTACGCGGCGCCGAGGAGCGAGAGCACCGCGAACAGGAGGAACGACGTCGTTCCCACCGCCTCCAGGAAGCTGGGGAACCACCGGGAGGAGACCGCGTTGAGCAGGTACTGCGTGAAGGTGATCAC
Proteins encoded in this window:
- a CDS encoding enolase C-terminal domain-like protein codes for the protein MSAVFTGFRTLDVRFPTSAELDGSDAMNVDPDYSAAYLILDTDAGDGLEGHGFVFTIGRGNDVQRAAIEALALYVLGRDVAATLADLGGMWRELVHDAQLRWLGPEKGVMHMAIGAVVNALWDLRAKREGLPLWRLLGGLRPEEIVELVDFRYLTDALTPEEALELLRAAEPGRAERAELLRAEGYPGYTTSPGWLGYSDAKLERLAKEAVAEGFTQIKLKVGADIDDDVRRFALARAAVGGDVRIAVDANQRWDVADAVAAIERLAPFDPWWVEEPTAPDDVLAHATIRRRVSPVRIATGEHAHSRVLVKQLLQAEAVDVLQLDSTRVAGVNENIAILLLAAKFGVPVCPHAGGVGLCELVQHLAMFDFVAVSGTLEDRTIEYVDHLHEHFVDPVRIVGGAYAAPSAPGFSAEIRPESLAWFGFPDGEAWKGAQ
- a CDS encoding fumarylacetoacetate hydrolase family protein, with translation MRLRRVGEPGAERPVVSSGDGRWFDASSVVHEYEPATIGEARARLADALDGDRLPQIDIAGMRVGAPISRPGKIVCIGVNYLAHAQETQHEEPAEPVVFLKTSATIVGPHDAVLIPRGSAATDYEVELAAVIGSTARYLDDAEQGLSCVAGYTVSDDVSERDFQMNRGGTWDKGKNCETFNPLGPELVTADEIPDPQVLDIRLAVNGEVRQQANTAQMIFGVGEIVRYLSRFMVLEPGDVINTGTPAGVAFGYPDPKPYLRRGDVIETHIDLLGGHRSVLEEA